TTTCTCAAGCGTCAGCAAGAGCTGTGCTCGTACATCAAGCACGGTTTCTCTGTACAAGCGTTCTTCCGATCCGACGATTTTATCGCCGTATAATGCCTGTGCAGCGGTGTATTTCCGGTGTTCCTCAACCAGGGTATCAATAGACTGCAACGCATGTTCCACAAAATGGGATATGCTTTGATATTCTTTGGGCATTTGTTCTTTTAACGCTTGAATTTTTGCAAGAGCTGGCATGCTCATCACCTCGTGTTATGAATGTAAATTTACAATACACTGTTTTCATGAAAATTACATTAAAATGAGCTTAAATTTGTACAAAATTTGAACTTTTTCATTTTCAATGCTATAAGTGTTGTTAGCTATAATGTATGCCATTGTCATTAAATTGAGTCGTGTAAGTACTGGAATGACTTTTGAGCAGGCTTGATGACTCGTTATGCAATTTCTGTTATTCTAAGAGAAGATTTCAGCGGCCCCAAATACATAAGCCGTTATTTTGTTATGGCAATAAAAAAAATACTTAACTTTGCAACAATTTTATTGATGGTCACGTCTGTAAGGTTGCAGGGAGAGGGGGATCCTTTGTGGTAGAGCCGGAACTCATCAGAGCCGCTCAATCGGGCGATCGCGACGCTCTAATTACCCTATTGCGGGACATTGAACAGCATGTTTATCGGACCGCATATTACATTCTAAATAATGAACAGGACGCTTTGGATGCTGCTCAGGAAGCGTTGATCCGAATTTACACCAAGATTAATTCATATGAGGAAAAGGCCCAGTTTAAGACATGGGTTCAGCGCATCGTCACGAATATCTGTATTGACAAATTCAGAAGAACCAAGCCCTCCGTCTCCATTGACGAGCATGATATGGTTTTTCAGGACAATCAAGATGTAGAATTCGAAGTGATGTCCACATATGTGGCAAAGGATATTCAGGATGCCATTAACAAACTGCCTGAGCATCATCGTACCGTTATTGTTCTAAGATATTTGCAGGACTTATCCTATAACGAAATTGCGGATTGCCTCGATCTTCCGTTGAATACGGTTAAATCTTATTTATTTAGAGCCAGACAGCAATTACAGAATCTACTACAGGAGTATCAGAAAGGTGGTGTGACAGGATGAAATGCGAAGAGGTGGTGGAATGGATGCACCGGTATCTGGATCATGATCTGGGTGAGGCGGAAACTGCGCAGATGCTACAGCATGTGGCCCAATGCGCGGAGTGCGCCGAAAATTTTAGTTTGCTCAGAGCTCTCTCCAGAGAACTGGAAGATTTGCCGCAGGTGACCCCAAGATTCAGTCTGGTTGATGCCATTATGCCGCAGCTGGATGCAATCGACGAAGCGAAAAGAGAACAAAGCAGTACAATACAGGAAATGAGTCCTGTCCCTGCTGCATTTGAGAATTTACAGCGTTCAAGTGAGCGGAAACCGAAGCAAAAATGGTTGAATTCCATGGCAGGCCGGATGTCCATGGGCGCAGCAGCAGCCGCTGTTGTATTGGGCGTTGCCATTTTCGGATATCAGCCAGAGAAGGTTGAAAATGCAGAAATGATAATGAGCACAGGCAGTACTCAAGAAGGCGGGAATGAGGATCAAAATCCACTGAGCAGAGAGATCAACAATGAAGATTCTTCCTCCTCTCTACAGAGCGATAACAGTGTGTGGGTTGACAATTCGGAAAGTCAGCCATCCGCCCAAGATGAACCGACTCAAGAGGTTGGTCCTGAAGAAAACGGTTCAGAGAAGGTGCAGGAACCTGAACTGAAGGAAGGCCAAACTCCTAAACAGCCGGATACGGGATCAGAAATGAACAAGAGTGATGCAACGAAAAACGCTCCTTCCAGTTCCAATCCTGCTGATAGTACGAAGAGTGCCGATCAGCAAAAAAGTCAGGATTCAGAAACTGCTACTGGACCTTCGACTACTGGACCTTCGGCAGGTTCTACTGAGAGCGGAGCAACGGATTCTGAAAATCAGGAGTCGCAATTATTCACTTCTCAGGATATGCCTGATGTTAAGGTAGAAGAGCCGACAGAGGGCGTAACGAGTCCTGATTCCGAGACGGGTATGAATGCATCGGGAGGAAATAAGGGATTGGCTGCCACGGATTCAGGTAACCTTGCCAACACAACTCCAAAAGAATGGAAGTCACCCGATGGCTCCTATCTGGTCATGCTGCTCGGCGATCAGATCAGCATCTACTCTAAGCCTGCCGCTGACCCGGATGTGCTTAATCTGGTGGAGCAACGTAATGTGGAGGGTACACTAAAATCTGCGAGTTGGTCTCAGGATAGCACCGTATTTAATTACGAAACAGATCAAGATGGGATAACAGTGAAGAAATCGTTTAATGTGTCCACTGCCCCAAGCGGAAATTCTACTAAATAGGCTGTAAATTATACATTTGACCTCAAGACTTGCCGAACATTTCTGTTGTATCAAGAATATATTGAAATTAACAACAACGTCCTATCTCAGTTGGCATAACTGACGTCGTATGACCGCGCACCAGCCTTTTCTAGAATTGTTGGTGTCAGCGTTTATATAGATGTAGGACAGGGGGCCTTCATCCGTTAACCGGATGTAAGGCCCCTTTGTTGTCTGTCACGTTTTCTGGTAGGATAAGAGGGATAAGGGGGCACCGTGATGGATGTAAAGAGTGCGACAAAGGCAATACGTAATGGAGAAACGGCTCCGGTATATGTGCTGTACGGAACGGAGAAGTACCAGATACAGCAATTTACGGATATGTTAAAACAACAGGTTATTGAAGAAGAGCACCGAGAATTTGCGATCATTCCATATGACCTCTCTGAGACACCTGTGGAAGTGGTCATTGAAGAAGCAGAGACGGTTCCTTTTCTTGTTCCACGTAAACTCATTATCGTTCGTGATGCAAATTTGTTTACAGCAGGCAAGGATTCCAAAATTGATCACCAGATTGATCGACTGCTTACATATATGGACAATCCGGCAGATTATAGTACGATTGTGTTTCTGGCCCAAGGCGATAAGCTGGATGAGCGTAAAAAACTAGTCAAGGCAGCCAAGAAACAAGCCGTTGTCCTTGCGTTCGCTCCGCTAAGTAGTGAGGAACTGCTGAGTTGGATTGTCAAGCTGGCGAAGCAGCGGGATGTATCTTTTGAGGCCGGAGCGGCTGACACGCTTGTGAGTTATGCTGGAACAGGGTTGCAGACGTTATCTGCGGAAGTGGACAAGTTGTGTTTGTTTGCTGGTAACGGAGGCACAATCAAACGCGCGGATATCGAATCACTGGTGGCGCGAAGTACCGAGCAGAATGTGTTCGCGTTGGTGGAGGAGCTTGCTAACTTAAGGCTGGAGAAGGCTTTGAGTCTTTTTTATGAATTGCTGAAGCAGCGCGAAGAACCGATCAAAATTGCAGCGTTGATCGCCCGTCAATTCCGAATTATGATCCAGGTAAAAGAGTTAGGACAGCAGAGTTACTCCCAACAGCAGATTGCTAGCCAGCTTGGTCTGCATCCGTATGCTGTCAAAATTGCTGGTGAACAGGCGCGTAAGTTTCAGGCAGATCGTTTGAGGCTAATTCTGAGTCATCTCAGCGAACTAGATTATCAGATGAAGACGGGGGCAGTGGATAAGGTCCTCGGACTGGAGCTTTTCTTGTTAAGGCTTGGTGCGTAACTTAGATATAACTGTAAAAAGCGGCCTCAATTCCGTTGATGGTGAGATCATCGGAATTGAGGCCGCTTCGTTTAAATGAGTGCTTATAGAATCAGATACTAAAAAATCCTGAAAGCTCGTGCTGTTCAGGATTTTTCCATTAGATCGTATAAGTAACGCTTCTTACGCTTGTGCGGAAAGAGCGTTCAGTTTTTTCGCCAAGCGAGACTTTTTGCGGGCTGCAGCATTTTTATGAACCAGACCTTTAGTTACAGCCTTGTCCAGCTTTTTGGAAGCAGCTTGAATCGCAGCTTTTGCAGTATCAACTTCGTTACTTACCAGAGCAGCATCAGCAGCTTTAACAGCTGTACGGAGTGCAGATTTCTGGGAAGCGTTGAGTGCGCGGCGCTTGTCGCTCGTTTTTACGCGTTTAACAGCGGATTTGATGTTTGGCATTACATTCACCTCCTGTAAGGCATTTGCATGAATACAAACGTTTCACAACTTAAAATATTCTAGCACGCTGGCATGCAAATTGCAACAGATTTTCCTATGATGTTCGATAGCGCTGCATAAAGCTCACCATTTTCCCACACAATATGCTCAAATGCGGTAAGGGAGGCAGGGACAGATGACACTGGATTTGCAAAATTATGCAGTTCGTACCGACTTGGCAATTGACTCCAAGGAGATGGCTCAGGGCGGGCAGAAACAGACGATTCCCGGGCTGCGGGAAGATGTGGAAGAGAAAGACGGAATCACCATCACACGTATTGATGTACTTAATGATGCAGCCGCTACAGCGATTGGACGTGTGAAGGGGCACTATGTCACCTTGGAGGTTCCATCGCTTCGTAACGGGGATACCGATCTTCAGGAACGGGTGGCGGCAGAATTCACGCGGGAGATGGAAGATTTTTTGGCCAAGGCGGGAATTAACAAGACATCCAAGGTGCTGATCGTCGGTTTGGGCAACCTGAACGTCACGCCTGATTCACTTGGGCCACTTGTCGTGGAGAATCTGATGGTTACCCGTCAGTATTTTGAGCTGGTACCGGATCAGGTTGCACCCGGTTATCGGGAAGTCAGTGCCATTGCGCCAGGAGTGCTGGGTACAACGGGCATAGAATCCAGTGACATCGTACAAGCGATTGTGGATCGGACGAAGCCGGATGCAATTATTGCGATTGATGCGCTAGCTTCACGCTCCCTCGAACGAGTTAATACAACGATTCAGGTGGCAGACATCGGCATTCATCCTGGCTCAGGCATTGGAAACAAGCGACGAGGACTGACACGTGAAATATTGGGTGTTCCCTGCATTGCCATCGGTGTGCCTACTGTATGTTATGCGTCGACCATCGTGAATAACGTTATTGAAATGATGCGTACTCATTTTCGGCAAGAGACTGATCAAACGAAGCAGATTATGGGCATGCTGGACGATATCGGCGAAAATGACCGTCTCAGTTTGGTAAAAGAGGTACTGGAGCCGCTAGGACATGATCTGATTGTTACCCCCAAAGAAATCGATGAATTTGTCGAAGATATTGCCAATATTATTGCAACAGGTCTAAATGCCGCGCTCCATGATGCGGTAAATGCTGAGAATGTAGCTGCTTACACCCATTAATTAACTTTTGAAATTTAAATGCTTAAGACTTCTTTGAAGAAGGTCCGAATCTATCGGACTTTCTTTTTTTGTGCAATCTTCTTTTTCCTGTTCTATCAAATCTGGCAGGCTCATAGAGTTGAAGTATAAGCGTTGTCCAGCAGGGAAGGAGACAGAAGCAATGAACAAAATATTGGCCTGGAATATTGGTAAATGGAAAAAGAGATGTTTGCACGTGCTGGCTATGGGCCGTACGTTGTTGTTGCTTATGATCATATCTGCCTTATTTTTTGTTGTACTCGGTCTAGGGGGCATGGCAGAGAAGCGTTTGAATAGCTCACCCGTTTCTTCTATGAAAGGATTTGCGGGAGCCGTATCAAGCAGCTTTTTTGTGGACATGCTCGGCATGGAAATGCCGCATCTAACTCAGAAGGAACAAGCATCTGCATTTTCTGGTGAAAATCTGACTTCGTTTGTATTTCAACTGCTGACGAATGTGAATCCGCAAGACCCGAAAAGCCTGATCGCTAGAGAAATGCCTGGCATGGGTTCCAATCAACCCGTACTGCTGCGACCGGGGTCGGGAAATGAAAAAGCTGAAGCTCCAGAAGATTATCAGCCGGGTCCTGGACTCATTGATATGGCCTCGGCAGGCGGAGGGAAATCAGGTGGTGAGCAGCATATCCCACCAGGTCAGGATGATACCGATCCATCCGATCCGCAGGATTCGGGTGATGGCGAAGTAAAGGGTGATCCCCCACCGAAGAGTGGCGGTAAAGATGAACCTAGCAAACCAACGACAGGGAAAAAAGCGATTCTTGTTTACCATTCCCATCCACGTGAAGGATACAATCCTCTCTTGGGCACGAAGAGTGACAATCCTTCCTCTGGGAAATCGACTGGTAATGTTTTTCAAGTGGGAACCTACTTGTCCGACAGTTTGGAGAAGCTGGGGATTGGGGTGGAACATGCGCAAGAAGATTATCCAACCAAGGTCAAGGATTATAACTGGAATTATTCCTATAAATACTCCCGTCAGACGGTGAAAGCTGCACTTGCTCAAAATGACGATCTTACGTATCTCATCGATATCCACCGTGACTCTCAGCGTCATAACAAAACAACGACAACCATTAATAATCTGGGTTATGCCAAAGTATATTTTATTATAGGACATGAAAATCCAAACTGGCAGCAGAATGAAGCCTTTGCGGCCAAAATTCATAAGAAACTGGAAGCGAAATATCCAGGGGTGTCTCGGGGCGTCTGGGGTAAGGACGGCGGCGGGGCCAACAATGGCGAATACAACCAAACGCTTTCTCCCAACAGCATATTGATTGAGATTGGCGGCATCGACAATACAGCTGCTGAACTGGAGCGGACATCCAAAGTACTCGCTGACATGATTGCAGAGGTGTATTGGGATGATCAGAAGGTGGACAAAGCGAGTGTGGAAAAGACGTCACAAGGTGGCTAATGGCTAGTATTCCTGATAGGGAAGAATAGCAGAATCGAAGATATATAACAGGAGGCGAGGAATGTGTCCAGATTCGGCAAAAGATTGTTTTCCATCTGTGTATTAATGTTGCTGGGTGTTCTGTTTGGAATGCAGCTGGCAGGCAGCAACTTTAATAGGGGCGATGATTCGACCGGCAACCCTGCAGTGGTGAAAACGGAGCCGGTGTCACCGGCTGCCGAGTCTGTTCAGACCGCGCCTGTACAACAGGAGGTTAAAGAACCTCCAACGGTACCTGTTCTGTCACCGAGTCAGGTGCTTGGCGCAGAGCAGAGCAAAGCGCCGGTCGACGTGCTGGCTGACAAAACGGCAGGTCTTCTTCAAAATCTGTCCCATAACGGAATGAAGTGGGTAGTATCCTTATTTAGCGGAGTCGCTGAATAAAAGGCTATGAAATATAGGCAAAATATACCCTTGGGAGTTCGTAATTGTGACGATAATTATAAAGTTGAGGCAACGCGGGATTGATGCACCCTGCATCAACTGTTATAATGAAGTGATTGACACTAGGCTGTTTCTGGGGGTAAGGAATGACTGACATTCGGGCAAGACAACGTAAAATTCGTAACTTTTCAATTATTGCACATATAGATCACGGCAAATCAACACTTGCGGACCGGATCTTGGAGTACACAGGTGCGCTAACTACACGTGAAATGCAAGAACAAGTATTGGACCAAATGGAACTTGAACGTGAACGTGGAATTACGATCAAGCTGCAGGCGGTAGCGCTGACTTACAAAGCCGATGACGGCGAAGAGTATCTGTTGAATCTGATTGATACGCCTGGACACGTAGACTTCACGTATGAAGTATCACGCAGCCTTGCTGCATGCGAAGGTGCTTTGCTGGTTGTGGATGCGGCTCAGGGTATTGAAGCCCAGACGCTGGCTAACGTGTACCTGGCATTAGATAATGATCTTGAAATTTTACCGGTAATTAACAAGATTGACCTTCCAAGTGCTGACCCGGATCGGGTTAAACAGGAAGTGGAAGATGTCATTGGATTGGATACAAGTAATGCGGTATTGGCTTCAGCCAAAGCGGGAATTGGTATCAAAGAAATTCTCGAGCAAGTGGTGCTAAGTGTTCCAGCTCCACAAGGTGATCCTGACCAGCCTTTGAAAGCGCTGATTTTTGACTCTCACTATGACCCGTACAAAGGCGTAATTGTTTACGTACGTGTTGTAGACGGCAAGATTAAATCAGGTTCCAAAATCAAAATGATGGCAACAGGCAAAACGTTTGAAGTCATTGAAGTTGGAGCGTTCAAACCTCGCATGACCATCGTGGACGAGCTGAACGTCGGTGATGTTGGATTTATCGTAGCAGGTATCCGGCATGTAGGTGATACACAAGTCGGGGATACGGTGACAGATGCCAAAAATCCAACACCTGAACCTTTGCCTGGCTACCGCAAAATTAATCCAATGGTATACTGCGGTCTCTATCCGATTGAAACATCGGATTATGTTGATCTGCGTGAAGCGTTGGAGAAATTGCAGTTGAACGATGCATCGCTCAGCTTTGAGCCGGAGACTTCCAGTGCACTCGGTTTTGGATTCCGTTGCGGATTCCTTGGGTTGCTTCACATGGATGTTATCCAGGAACGGATTGAGCGTGAGTTCAACATTCCATTGATCACAACGGCACCAAGCGTAATTTACCACGTGACGTTGACCAATGGTGAAGTTATGCAAATTGATAACCCATCCAACTATCCTGAGGTGGGCAGAATTGATTTTGTTGAGGAACCGTATGTTAAAGCTTCAATTATCGTACCGAATGATTATGTGGGTACTATTATGGAGCTTTGTCAGAATAAACGCGGTGAATATGTGAATATGGAATATTTGGACACAACTCGGGTTACCATTACGTATGAGATCCCGTTGTCCGAGATTGTATATGACTTCTTCGACCAGTTGAAATCAAGCACCAAAGGATATGCATCCTTTGACTACGAGCTGTCCGGTTATCGTCAGTCCAATCTGGCGAAAATGGATATCTTGCTTAATGGTGAGCAAGTCGATGCCTTGTCCTTCATCGTTCACCGTGATCGTGCGTATAACCGCGGCCGCATTATCTGTGAGAAGCTGCGTGAGCTGATTCCACGGCAAATGTTCGAGGTGCCGATCCAGGCATCTGTGGGTACCAAAGTTGTAGCTCGTGAAACGGTAAAAGCAATGCGTAAAAACGTACTTGCCAAGTGTTATGGCGGTGACATCTCGCGTAAACGGAAGCTGCTTGAGAAGCAGAAGGAAGGTAAGAAGCGGATGAAGCAGGTTGGTAACGTAGAGGTGCCGCAGGAAGCGTTCATGGCGGTGCTGAAAATTGATGATTAAGAACGCAATCTCCTAATACATCAAATTTTGTGTATCGGAGAATGCGTTTAAAAAGACGTTTGCTTGCAAACGTCAAGTGAGGCCTTTCGGTACATCAATAATTTGTGTATGAAAGGATGAACGATTTTTTGAGGTACAGCACAGAATGTGTGTATTCAAACTAGATTAAAGACGTTTGCTTTGCAAACTAGGTACAACACAGAATAACCAATAAACCAAGCTGAAAGGGAAGCCGGATGGCTTTCCTTTTTTCAAATAGAGGGGGACCTTGCCATGACATTGGCACCACACAGCCGGAAAACAGGTGCACCCCAAGCGGTGTATCTTCACATTCCCTTTTGTACAAATAAATGTTTCTACTGCGATTTTAACTCCTACGTATTGAAGGACCAGCCGGTTATGCAGTACCTTGAAGCGCTGGAACGGGAGATGGAACATACAGTTAAAGCGAATCCGCCGGGAGAAATCAAAACCATATTTGTGGGCGGCGGCACGCCGACTGCACTGAAACCGGACGAAATGGCCGTATTCCTGAAGTCCGTTAAGACCTATTTCCCGAATTGGGCAGACGATATTGAGTTTTCAATGGAAGCTAACCCGGGCACAACAGATGCGGAGAAGCTCGCCGTTATGAAAGAAGGCGGAGTGAACCGCGTCAGCTTTGGTGTACAGGCTTTTCAAAATGATCTGCTAACAGGTATTGGCCGGATTCATAATACAGATGATGTATACCGCAGTTTGGAAAATGCACGAGCAGCTGGATTGCATAACTTGTCCATAGACCTGATGTTTGGTTTGCCAAACCAGACTGTCGAGATGCTGAACGAGAGTATCGACAAAGCGCTGGAACTGGATTTGCCTCATTACTCCATATACAGCCTGAAGGTGGAAGAGAATACGCTTTTCCATACGTTGTATCAGAAGAACCAGCTACCACTTCCTCATGAAGACGACGAGTTGCAAATGTATCTTCTATTAATGAAGCGGATGAAAGAAGCAGGTTACGGACAATACGAGATCAGTAACTTTGCCAAACCCGGCTTCGAGAGCCGTCACAATATCACGTACTGGCGCAATGAGGACTACTACGGTCTGGGTGCAGGTGCTCATGGATATGTAGGCCGCGAACGCCATATGAATATAAAAGGTATAAACCCGTATGTTGAAGCTTCCAAAGGAGGTCTGCCGCGTCTCGATCATTTTGAGATCAGCCGCGCCGAGGCCATGGAAGATTATCTGATGGTTGGGTTGAGAATGTTGGAAGGTGCTTCATCCTCACGGTTTAGCGATCAGTTCGGGGAGCCTATGGAGGAAGTGTTTGCGAAGCCTTTGGGCAAAATGCTGAATGCAGGACTGCTGGAGAAGACGCCAGACGGCTTCCGGCTTAGTGAACAGGGCATCCTGTTCGGAAATGACGTTTTTGCCGAGTTTATCGGGTCTATATCGCTGAATTCGTAGCTTGAAATTC
Above is a window of Paenibacillus sp. E222 DNA encoding:
- a CDS encoding RNA polymerase sigma factor; translation: MVEPELIRAAQSGDRDALITLLRDIEQHVYRTAYYILNNEQDALDAAQEALIRIYTKINSYEEKAQFKTWVQRIVTNICIDKFRRTKPSVSIDEHDMVFQDNQDVEFEVMSTYVAKDIQDAINKLPEHHRTVIVLRYLQDLSYNEIADCLDLPLNTVKSYLFRARQQLQNLLQEYQKGGVTG
- a CDS encoding anti-sigma factor; its protein translation is MKCEEVVEWMHRYLDHDLGEAETAQMLQHVAQCAECAENFSLLRALSRELEDLPQVTPRFSLVDAIMPQLDAIDEAKREQSSTIQEMSPVPAAFENLQRSSERKPKQKWLNSMAGRMSMGAAAAAVVLGVAIFGYQPEKVENAEMIMSTGSTQEGGNEDQNPLSREINNEDSSSSLQSDNSVWVDNSESQPSAQDEPTQEVGPEENGSEKVQEPELKEGQTPKQPDTGSEMNKSDATKNAPSSSNPADSTKSADQQKSQDSETATGPSTTGPSAGSTESGATDSENQESQLFTSQDMPDVKVEEPTEGVTSPDSETGMNASGGNKGLAATDSGNLANTTPKEWKSPDGSYLVMLLGDQISIYSKPAADPDVLNLVEQRNVEGTLKSASWSQDSTVFNYETDQDGITVKKSFNVSTAPSGNSTK
- the holA gene encoding DNA polymerase III subunit delta; translation: MDVKSATKAIRNGETAPVYVLYGTEKYQIQQFTDMLKQQVIEEEHREFAIIPYDLSETPVEVVIEEAETVPFLVPRKLIIVRDANLFTAGKDSKIDHQIDRLLTYMDNPADYSTIVFLAQGDKLDERKKLVKAAKKQAVVLAFAPLSSEELLSWIVKLAKQRDVSFEAGAADTLVSYAGTGLQTLSAEVDKLCLFAGNGGTIKRADIESLVARSTEQNVFALVEELANLRLEKALSLFYELLKQREEPIKIAALIARQFRIMIQVKELGQQSYSQQQIASQLGLHPYAVKIAGEQARKFQADRLRLILSHLSELDYQMKTGAVDKVLGLELFLLRLGA
- the rpsT gene encoding 30S ribosomal protein S20; amino-acid sequence: MPNIKSAVKRVKTSDKRRALNASQKSALRTAVKAADAALVSNEVDTAKAAIQAASKKLDKAVTKGLVHKNAAARKKSRLAKKLNALSAQA
- the gpr gene encoding GPR endopeptidase, whose protein sequence is MTLDLQNYAVRTDLAIDSKEMAQGGQKQTIPGLREDVEEKDGITITRIDVLNDAAATAIGRVKGHYVTLEVPSLRNGDTDLQERVAAEFTREMEDFLAKAGINKTSKVLIVGLGNLNVTPDSLGPLVVENLMVTRQYFELVPDQVAPGYREVSAIAPGVLGTTGIESSDIVQAIVDRTKPDAIIAIDALASRSLERVNTTIQVADIGIHPGSGIGNKRRGLTREILGVPCIAIGVPTVCYASTIVNNVIEMMRTHFRQETDQTKQIMGMLDDIGENDRLSLVKEVLEPLGHDLIVTPKEIDEFVEDIANIIATGLNAALHDAVNAENVAAYTH
- a CDS encoding stage II sporulation protein P, which gives rise to MNKILAWNIGKWKKRCLHVLAMGRTLLLLMIISALFFVVLGLGGMAEKRLNSSPVSSMKGFAGAVSSSFFVDMLGMEMPHLTQKEQASAFSGENLTSFVFQLLTNVNPQDPKSLIAREMPGMGSNQPVLLRPGSGNEKAEAPEDYQPGPGLIDMASAGGGKSGGEQHIPPGQDDTDPSDPQDSGDGEVKGDPPPKSGGKDEPSKPTTGKKAILVYHSHPREGYNPLLGTKSDNPSSGKSTGNVFQVGTYLSDSLEKLGIGVEHAQEDYPTKVKDYNWNYSYKYSRQTVKAALAQNDDLTYLIDIHRDSQRHNKTTTTINNLGYAKVYFIIGHENPNWQQNEAFAAKIHKKLEAKYPGVSRGVWGKDGGGANNGEYNQTLSPNSILIEIGGIDNTAAELERTSKVLADMIAEVYWDDQKVDKASVEKTSQGG
- the lepA gene encoding translation elongation factor 4; translation: MTDIRARQRKIRNFSIIAHIDHGKSTLADRILEYTGALTTREMQEQVLDQMELERERGITIKLQAVALTYKADDGEEYLLNLIDTPGHVDFTYEVSRSLAACEGALLVVDAAQGIEAQTLANVYLALDNDLEILPVINKIDLPSADPDRVKQEVEDVIGLDTSNAVLASAKAGIGIKEILEQVVLSVPAPQGDPDQPLKALIFDSHYDPYKGVIVYVRVVDGKIKSGSKIKMMATGKTFEVIEVGAFKPRMTIVDELNVGDVGFIVAGIRHVGDTQVGDTVTDAKNPTPEPLPGYRKINPMVYCGLYPIETSDYVDLREALEKLQLNDASLSFEPETSSALGFGFRCGFLGLLHMDVIQERIEREFNIPLITTAPSVIYHVTLTNGEVMQIDNPSNYPEVGRIDFVEEPYVKASIIVPNDYVGTIMELCQNKRGEYVNMEYLDTTRVTITYEIPLSEIVYDFFDQLKSSTKGYASFDYELSGYRQSNLAKMDILLNGEQVDALSFIVHRDRAYNRGRIICEKLRELIPRQMFEVPIQASVGTKVVARETVKAMRKNVLAKCYGGDISRKRKLLEKQKEGKKRMKQVGNVEVPQEAFMAVLKIDD
- the hemW gene encoding radical SAM family heme chaperone HemW; translated protein: MTLAPHSRKTGAPQAVYLHIPFCTNKCFYCDFNSYVLKDQPVMQYLEALEREMEHTVKANPPGEIKTIFVGGGTPTALKPDEMAVFLKSVKTYFPNWADDIEFSMEANPGTTDAEKLAVMKEGGVNRVSFGVQAFQNDLLTGIGRIHNTDDVYRSLENARAAGLHNLSIDLMFGLPNQTVEMLNESIDKALELDLPHYSIYSLKVEENTLFHTLYQKNQLPLPHEDDELQMYLLLMKRMKEAGYGQYEISNFAKPGFESRHNITYWRNEDYYGLGAGAHGYVGRERHMNIKGINPYVEASKGGLPRLDHFEISRAEAMEDYLMVGLRMLEGASSSRFSDQFGEPMEEVFAKPLGKMLNAGLLEKTPDGFRLSEQGILFGNDVFAEFIGSISLNS